A genomic window from Lotus japonicus ecotype B-129 chromosome 1, LjGifu_v1.2 includes:
- the LOC130732865 gene encoding uncharacterized protein LOC130732865 yields the protein MMFTEGLDETAIQWINQGSKLPLEEPPIRSPLTVKDTTDRFPRSPLLSTANSLNSPVLPPLKFHSALLTPRNLAFGFNGEQEVDDDSDQETVDMDTNFTDDDDDDEVVSHSASNLDYLDEDQLFGCKQPQQNPKPSGRNNGILRKGLVNENLSVQVPNTVRRFTDGGDLGFKKKIMTPGGGGGGGGGIQLQKHVHLHNQNLNCLDDPAELATPSAPPAPITDADFSLENEPDHHGIGSSVDCDGRRSESSVEQTPSAVAKDPDIVQRQDTTFTQDMERQPPHLQCYNTSRCNSQYAWQTLITYDACIRLCLQSWAKGCTEAPEFLKDECLALRAAFGLHEFLLQPRGVKPPEGISTRPSEQTIPLKMNKAVGKIRVEVRKLRIIPRRKLKSANSQQGGSIYMQAGMDYVRQVSSIVKSGINSMKSSSISSASEEPLYCLLQLKSATEENESESCSAIFLRPGSGDYHDFFPLSQGDALLVEVQDSKKTVHGEARIPISSLSDNPSDRIRWWPIYHDEHECVGKIQLSIGSTMTSDENNQIKSAPVVETQAYDLLLEGAMRAECFHSRNLRLSGPWKWLLDAFADYYGVSSSYAKLRYLLHVMNVATPTKDCLELVRELLEPLIKARNERSLTRQERSILSDCETQIERLLATVFENYKSLDENSPTGLTDHFGPASDLAAPALDPAVQVYNSLHDILSLDAQTILRNYLQTAARKRCRKHMMETDEFVSSTSEGYLLDHTTISTAYLKMRNLCVTIRSEIMADIKIHSQHTIHGQHIFPSSIDLTNITAAVYSTELCKRLRAFLATWPPSSPQAHVNELLVATADFERDLESWSISPVQGGVDSRNLFHNYILVWIQDMQLSLLDSCKAEKVPWAGVITNHSTSPFAEEMYEKIKDNLIQYEVVINRWPQYSLYLENAVANIERAIVKSLEKQYSDILTPLKDSIPKRLHMQVQKLARRQTATVQLVPNQLGIFLNTMKRILEVLHCRVEDILNSWASYLPVMGDKKTLFGEQMNGITVLLRTKYKTYLQAIIGNLVNNIQANRSTRLKKILEETTAADGEVEVRERMQLLNSQLIDFISNLHEVFTSQIFTAICRGLWDRMGQIILKFLEGRKENRIWYNGSCYALGILDDTFASQMQRLRGNALQEKDIEPPRSVIEARSILCKDTTNTADPSTYFYI from the exons atGATGTTCACCGAAGGACTCGACGAAACCGCAATCCAATGGATCAATCAg GGATCCAAATTGCCACTTGAAGAACCTCCGATAAGGTCTCCTCTTACTGTAAAAGACACCACCGACCGTTTTCCAAGATCTCCTCTTCTCAGCACCGCCAACAGTCTCAATTCCCCGGTGTTGCCTCCTCTGAAGTTCCATTCTGCTTTGTTGACACCTCGCAACCTCGCTTTTGGCTTCAATGGGGAACAAGAGGTGGACGACGACTCTGATCAAGAAACTGTGGACATGGATACCAATTtcactgatgatgatgatgatgatgaagtggTGTCACATTCTGCTTCCAACCTTGATTACTTGGATGAGGACCAATTGTTTGGATGTAAACAAccacaacaaaaccctaaaccttcaGGGCGTAATAATGGGATTCTCAGAAAAGGTTTGGTCAATGAAAATCTGTCTGTGCAAGTTCCAAACACTGTGAGGAGGTTTACAGATGGAGGTGATTTGGGTTTCAAGAAAAAGATAATGACTccaggtggtggtggtggtggtggtggaggaattCAGCTTCAAAAGCATGTTCACCTTCACAATCAGAATCTCAATTGCCTTGATGATCCTGCTGAATTGGCTACTCCAAGTGCCCCTCCAGCTCCTATTACTGATGCTGATTTCTCACTTGAGAATGAACCGGATCACCATGGAATTGGATCTTCTGTGGATTGTGATGGGAGAAGAAGTGAGAGTTCAGTTGAACAAACACCTAGTGCTGTTGCAAAAGACCCTGATATTGTTCAAAG ACAGGACACTACTTTTACACAAGACATGGAAAGGCAGCCTCCTCACTTACAATGTTACAACACCAG CCGTTGCAATAGTCAATATGCCTGGCAAACCCTTATCACTTATGATGCCTGCATACGTTTATGCCTACAATCATGGGCGAAAGGCTGTACTGAGGCACCAGAGTTTCTGAAAGATGAGTGCCTTGCTCTTCGAGCTGCATTTGG ATTGCACGAGTTCTTGTTGCAACCTCGAGGTGTGAAGCCACCTGAAGGCATTAGTACAAGGCCTTCCGAACAAACGATTCCCCTGAAGATGAACAAGGCTGTAGGGAAAATAAGAGTAGAAG TGAGGAAACTTCGCATTATACCAAGACGAAAACTTAAGAGCGCAAACTCACAGCAAGGAGGATCAATATACATGCAAGCTGGGATGGATTATGTCCGGCAGGTCTCATCAATTGTAAAAAGCGGTATAAATTCTATGAAGtcatcatcaatctcatcgGCATCAGAAG AGCCATTATATTGTTTGCTCCAACTCAAGAGTGCAACAGAAGAAAATGAATCAGAGTCATGTTCTGCAATTTTTTTACGCCCTGGAAGTGGAGATTACCATGATTT TTTTCCACTGAGCCAAGGGGATGCTTTACTTGTAGAAGTCCAAGATTCTAAGAAGACAGTCCACGGTGAAGCCAGGATTCCAATTTCATCCCTGAGCGATAATCCT AGTGATAGAATCCGGTGGTGGCCAATATATCATGATGAACATGAATGTGTTGGCAAGATCCAGCTCTCCATTGGAAGTACTATGACAAGTGATGAGAACAATCAGATAAAG AGTGCGCCTGTCGTGGAAACACAAGCGTATGATTTATTGCTAGAGGGTGCCATGCGTGCAGAATGTTTCCACTCCCGAAACTTGAGGCTAAGTGGGCCATGGAAATGGTTGTTAGATGCATTTGCAGACTACTATGGAGTTTCCAGTTCATATGCTAAATTGAG ATATTTATTACATGTGATGAATGTGGCAACTCCAACCAAGGACTGCCTagagcttgtgagagagttgcTTGAACCCCTAATAAAGGCCAGAAATGAAAGGAGTCTGACCAGACAGGAG AGAAGTATACTTTCAGATTGTGAAACTCAAATTGAACGTCTTCTTGCAACTGTTTTTGAGAATTACAAATCGCTAGATGAAAACTCACCAACAGGTTTAACTGATCATTTTGGTCCAGCATCAGACTTGGCAGCACCAGCTCTCGATCCTGCTGTACAAGTCTACAATAGTCTTCATGATATATTATCTCTTGATGCTCAAACTATTCTACGAAACTACCTGCAG ACTGCAGCAAGAAAAAGGTGTAGAAAACACATGATGGAGACTGATGAATTTGTGTCAAGCACCTCTGAAGGTTACCTGCTGGATCACACTACCATCTCAACAGCATACCTGAAGATGAGAAACCTTTGTGTTACTATAAGAAGTGAAATTATGGCAGACATAAAGATACACAGCCAGCACACGATCCACGGCCAGCATATCTTCCCCAG TTCAATTGACTTGACAAACATCACAGCAGCCGTTTACAGCACGGAGCTGTGTAAAAGGCTTAGAGCTTTCCTTGCTACATGGCCACCTTCGAGTCCGCAGGCACATGTAAATGAGCTTCTAGTTGCTACTGCAGACTTTGAACGGGATCTTGAATCATGGAGTATAAG TCCTGTGCAGGGAGGTGTAGACTCCAGAAATTTGTTCCACAACTACATCTTGGTTTGGATACAGGATATGCAACTTAGTTTGCTGGATTCATGTAAAGCAGAAAAG GTGCCATGGGCTGGAGTAATCACAAACCATTCAACATCACCATTTGCCGAGGAAATGTATGAGAAAATCAAAGACAATCTTATCCAGTATGAAGTAGTAATCAATAGATGGCCTCAATACTCACTTTATCTGGAAAAT GCTGTTGCAAATATTGAAAGGGCAATCGTGAAATCCCTTGAGAAACAATACAGTGATATCTTGACTCCTTTGAAAGATAGCATACCAAAGAGACTTCACATGCAAGTTCAAAAGCTAGCAAGAAGACAAACAGCTACTGTTCAATTGGTTCCTAATCAA TTGGGAATATTCTTGAACACCATGAAGAGGATTCTTGAAGTCCTACATTGTAGAGTGGAAGACATTCTAAATTCATGGGCATCCTATCTACCTGTCATGGGTGATAAGAAGACATTGTTTGGGGAGCAAATGAATGGAATAACCGTGCTCTTGAGAACCAAATACAAAACTTACTTGCAAGCAATCATAGGGAATCTTGTCAACAAT ATACAAGCTAATAGGAGCACAAGGCTGAAAAAGATCCTTGAGGAAACAACTGCAGCAGATGGGGAGGTTGAAGTCCGTGAACGGATGCAGTTGCTGAATTCACAACTCATTGACTTCATATCCAACCTGCATGAAGTCTTCACCAGCCAAATTTTTACAGCTATATGTCGTGGATTGTGGGACAGAATGGGACAG attattttaaaatttctggaaggaaggaaagaaaacaggATATGGTACAATGGGTCTTGTTATGCACTTGGG ATATTGGATGATACATTTGCTTCCCAGATGCAAAGATTAAGAGGGAATgcattgcaagagaaggatattGAACCCCCTCGCTCTGTGATCGAAGCCCGATCTATTCTTTGTAAAGACACAACAAACACAGCTGATCCATCTACTTACTTCTACATATAG